One window from the genome of Alnus glutinosa chromosome 13, dhAlnGlut1.1, whole genome shotgun sequence encodes:
- the LOC133853798 gene encoding uncharacterized protein LOC133853798 isoform X1 has translation MPFKRLIEVEPPSPLRYIIGAALMMIGVVLPVGYMMFRNKRVPTSSSYSKQTNKVLI, from the exons ATGCCt TTCAAGAGGTTGATAGAGGTGGAACCGCCGAGCCCGCTGAGATACATAATAGGAGCGGCGCTCATGATGATCGGAGTCGTATTACCCGTCGGATACATGATGTTTCGGAACAAGCGTGTCCCCACCTCTTCCTCTTACTCCAAACAGAC GAACAAAGTTTTGATATAG
- the LOC133853798 gene encoding uncharacterized protein LOC133853798 isoform X2 produces MPFKRLIEVEPPSPLRYIIGAALMMIGVVLPVGYMMFRNKRVPTSSSYSKQT; encoded by the exons ATGCCt TTCAAGAGGTTGATAGAGGTGGAACCGCCGAGCCCGCTGAGATACATAATAGGAGCGGCGCTCATGATGATCGGAGTCGTATTACCCGTCGGATACATGATGTTTCGGAACAAGCGTGTCCCCACCTCTTCCTCTTACTCCAAACAGACGTAG